A stretch of DNA from Equus caballus isolate H_3958 breed thoroughbred chromosome 13, TB-T2T, whole genome shotgun sequence:
GGCTCCTCCCAGCCAGGTGGACCTCTGTCCATCTAAAACCCGGGTCCTGAGGCAAGAAGGCCAGTCACTGAGTAAAGGTACTTCAGACCCTGGCCTTAATATCTGCCCCGGTCCTCATTCTGAAATCTCAAAAGGCAAATAACTGACTGCAAGAGAGGGTGGTGGAGAGGTTCTTCTGTGGCCAGTGGGTGAGTGTTTACAGAATGACCTGTTAGAACTTTAGTGCTGGAAGAGGTCTTGGGCATGGCCCAGTCTATCCTCTTCATCTtacagaggcagaaattggatCTCAGAGAAGGGACCCCACGTGCCCAAGATCATCCCCTGAGTTAGTGGCAGAAAATCTGTTATGCACTTTTTACGCCCACCGAAGAGGTGTGAAGGCTGTAGAGTTTATCGaggcaaagaaacaaacatttacgGAGTGTCACTGATGTGCTAACATTTCTGCAGGCGTCATCTCCCTCGCCCTGTGCTGCGTGAGAATTCGGAATAGATGCCCCATCTCTCACTCTTACTTTCCCTTGCACAGGTGATGCTGACTTTAGAGGACAAGGACATGAAGGGATTCATGTGGGCCACAGCCCCAGCCTTGACCTCCCTGGGCTACCTGCTCATGCTGGTGGTCTTCATCTCCCTTTTTGGGTGCGGCTGGTGAACGAGGAGTCCCGTGAAGTGTTTTCCAGGGGCCTGTTTGAGAACTGCCTCCACATCAAATGCTGGAAGCTTTGACCCTTATCTGGTAAGGAGAGATGGAGGCAGGGACtagggagagggagatggggcCTGTGTGGGGACTGGGGAGTGACAGAGGACTGGTTGGGGCAGAGAGGACAAAATTTAACAAGCCTTTAAGGGCattttctctgagcctccactcTCTTGGCGTTAGAGGAAAGTAGGCAACTGGGAAGAGGTTAATAATGTCAGGCTGACCACTAGAGTCAGGAGCACATGTGTCAGCAACACAGTTTATTTCTAGGGTAGGAGTGGTTCCACCTAGGATGGGGGAAGGTCCCGGCCTACTCTTTGAGGCTCCACCATCTCTCAGGGCTGCCCTTAGCCTAGATAGACAGCACCCTTTTGGATGGGTACAGCTCCTGGTTAGCAGAGTGCAGGCTGGATTTCAGCCCCTACTTGTCTGTCGGCCACACACCTGTCCAGCTGTGGGTGGCAGCTCTGCAGATAATGTGCTCAGGCCTGGGTACCACATTTTCATGGGAATGTGCACAAATATATGAGTTCAGTAGACTGTGAAGGCACTGACTCTCAAGACCATGTTTTACAAGGAAATTGGGGAGGTCATGAGGATGTCTGTCTTGGAAAAGAGGTGACCCTGGGAGACTTTGGTGCTATCTCCTGGTAATAGGAGAGGAGAGGCCACCTGGGGGAAGATGGGCCAGACTGTGTGAGCTCTTTGATCCGGGGTTCCTCAACCTTGGCAcgactgacattttgggccagataatctTTGTTGTGGGGCTCTCCTGTTTCTTGCAGGATGGTTAATAGCACCTCTACTCTCTTCTACCTACTAGATGACAGTagaacctccccccccccccactccaccccagttgtgacaaccaaaattaCCTCTTGGcattgtcaaatatcagttgagaaccactggtttaacCCAAGGTAGATTCTAGGATATCTGGGTCTTCAGCACACCTTTATTACTTTATCCTACCCCTAGCTGTCCATCTCTGCATGCTTTGGAGGGTAATCTAACTCATTTTAATGTGGGTCTGAATCATGCCAACAGTAGGAGAATGAATCACCCTGTCTTCAAGACTCTGGCTTTGCTATTTTGGGTCTGTCTGTTTCACTCTATTCACCAGGATGATTAAATAGGAGTGTGGGGGTTCCCCACAGAGTTCAGAACATCTTGACCTTACAAAGTTCTGATTTTCCATGGGTGACTTATTTCAGTGTAACCAATACAGATGTGATTCTTCACATTTCCACAGGCAACAAGTTTTATCATGAGAGtttcattttctgttgtttattaaAACCACCGTTTTTCCTAAGTGGATGACAGATGCATGGTTTCCCCACATGATTTGATACAACCAGATTCACAtaataatatttgttgagaatTAGTGATTTCAGTATCTGAAATTGtccatctaattttttttcatttacttccatGTTGTTGGGAACAAAATGGTGGGCCCAGAACATTCCTGGTGGCAAAGTGTCAGGGTCGGAGCCTTGGTCCCAGGCCAGGCTTTAGGATCCGAGGGTGGCAGAGCTCCAGAGGCCGTCTGTGCCCAGGCTCTGTGGGGCTCTGCCCTTGTGGGTCAGGGTGCCCTTCAGTGTACATCGTCCTTGGCCGCTTCTTTCTGCTGTCTGCAGTTGTCTTGTCTTTCCTCACCACCTTCAGCATGTGGTCCTTTGCTGCTCAGCTCTTTCTAAGGACCCGGAAGCACAACTTTGTGTCAgccttcctcagcttcctcacaGGTGTGGAACTGCAGGCAAGCCTTGGGGAGGAGTCCAAAGGCAGGGAATCTGTGATGGTCTCTGTGATGTCAGGAGCGAGAGAATTTTTAGGGCCCCTCTCCTCTGTTGCCTTCTCTGTGAAGCAGCCCGCCCCCATACCCACCCCTCAGGATTTACTATGCCTCTCCTTTAGGGCTTCTCAGTTGCTCTGTACCTGCTTCTAGCACAGCCCTTACCATGTTGGCTTGGGGTCATTGGTCTGGGAGTCTTTTTACCGTAATCTCTATCCCAGTGATTATCATAGACTCTACCACAAGaattataatagaaatatataatataagcaaaatataaatatttcttgtctGAATGAATGGAAGAGACCATCTCTGCCGTTTGGAACCTTTTGACTTTGGGAGGCTGAGCAAGGCCCTACCCTGGGAGGCTCCCATCAGATGGAGGAGGTGGAACACTCAGCATGGGAAGACCAGGTTGAGTTTCATTGAAACGTCACACCCAGACGGCCCACCTGGAGTCAGCCCAGGGCACGGACACAGAGGGTACCCAGGAAAGGGATTTCTGATTACCGGCCCCTGGGAAGTGAGGCAGATGGGCTTTGAGACGAGTTGGGGAGCAGGGTGAGATAGGCTTGTGCagtggctcagagagggcaagcgTTGTGGGCAGGACAAAGGAGCCTCCATGCAGGAGTCACACAGGCTGTGGGCCACATGGCTCTGTTTGGTTAAATCTGAGGAAGGCTGGAGCAAAGGCAGGAACCACAGGAGGAGAGCAAGAGTACCCCTTTTATCTTTACATACCATGACCATCTAAGCTCTTAATCTTCTCTGATTTTGTCCCTACCCCTAACTTCTTCCCATTATATTAACCTGACCCATGATCATAATctattttaacttgatttttattatacattgaatatataaaaagtatttataatatATCCTTAAGAAACAACTAGTTAAAAATAAACTGTACACCCGTATTTCCACCATATAGTTTAAGAATTAGCCTTATTTCGTCAAATCCATTGTTTGTAAGTTACTCCcttattttatgtaccactaagaaagaaaagttgatGCCAAGTATAATTCTTGTAAGACACAGCCTCatctcagagatgttaaaatgtgaaaaaaattgacttgtcaaaattaatgaaatatggTGGAACATTAAGTATCTTTGAAGTCTTCACCCCTCAACCATGTAGCTTTTCCTGATctcatcctcttctctcctttcaagAACCAATTATTCTGAAAGTTATGTTAATCATATTTACTACACATATAAATATCCttaa
This window harbors:
- the TMEM225B gene encoding LOW QUALITY PROTEIN: transmembrane protein 225B (The sequence of the model RefSeq protein was modified relative to this genomic sequence to represent the inferred CDS: inserted 1 base in 1 codon; substituted 2 bases at 2 genomic stop codons) yields the protein MLTLEDKDMKGFMWATAPALTSLGYLLMLVVFIXPFWVRLVNEESREVFSRGLFENCLHIKCWKLXPLSVYIVLGRFFLLSAVVLSFLTTFSMWSFAAQLFLRTRKHNFVSAFLSFLTGVELQASLGEESKGRESVMVSVMSGAREFLGPLSSVAFSVKQPAPIPTPQDLLCLSFRASQLLCAICLFQESACLGCHLLPISQNIEETEGILHLVNLESLGGXLSSIQKETLLKEETIV